The Henckelia pumila isolate YLH828 chromosome 2, ASM3356847v2, whole genome shotgun sequence genome includes a window with the following:
- the LOC140877825 gene encoding uncharacterized protein, protein MKIQQHFTSVHYPQSNGQVEVTNLSLVQSLKTRLGKAQGNWVEELPSVLWSYRTTPKIGTGETPFSLVYGNEAVLLTEIGEELARIIFYDENNEKKRMEELEFLDEKREPAAIRMEAYKNRIARSYNRRVRRKGFQIGDLVLRRVQEEAVGKLDPKWEGPYKVVMRLSSDAYYLEDSKGKMLKIPWSAYNLRKYYS, encoded by the coding sequence ATGAAGATCCAACAGCACTTCACCTCTGTCCATTATCCCCAAAGCAATGGTCAGGTGGAAGTGACTAACCTATCTTTAGTGCAAAGCTTGAAGACACGCTTGGGAAAAGCCCAAGGAAATTGGGTGGAAGAGCTCCCTAGCGTGTTATGGTCATATCGTACTACGCCAAAAATTGGGACCGGAGAGACTCCATTCAGTTTGGTGTATGGAAATGAGGCAGTCTTGCTAACAGAAATTGGAGAAGAGTTAGCTCGGATCATTTTCTATGATGAGAATAACGAAAAAAAGAGAATGGAAGAATTAGAATTTTTGGATGAAAAGAGAGAACCTGCTGCCATCAGAATGGAGGCGTACAAGAACAGGATAGCTCGGTCCTATAATCGTCGGGTGCGCAGAAAGGGCTTCCAGATAGGAGATTTGGTGCTCAGGAGAGTTCAGGAGGAGGCTGTAGGGAAGCTTGACCCTAAATGGGAAGGACCGTACAAGGTGGTGATGAGGCTCAGTTCGGATGCTTATTACTTGGAAGATTCAAAGGGGAAGATGCTGAAGATACCTTGGAGTGCTTACAATTTACGcaaatattattcttaa
- the LOC140877826 gene encoding uncharacterized protein, with translation MKVIEEARSLFDEVIFEQIPRESNEKADSLAKMASSLHNWKNREVVVRVELTPSTELTPLAQEESDWRKELLKYMEKGELPRDSKKAYRLKQRSLRFVMVEGVLYKRSFSGPLLKFLGPKEAHYVLNEIHEGCCGNHLGSYSLARKVLLAGYFWPIILKTS, from the coding sequence ATGAAGGTGATAGAGGAAGCTCGGAGCCTTTTTGACGAAGTGATATTTGAGCAAATCCCTAGGGAAAGCAATGAAAAAGCAGATTCTCTTGCCAAGATGGCTAGCTCACTTCATAACTGGAAAAATAGGGAGGTAGTTGTGAGAGTAGAATTGACACCCTCTACTGAGCTCACACCATTAGCTCAGGAGGAGAGTGACTGGAGAAAAGAGCTCTTGAAATACATGGAGAAGGGTGAGTTACCAAGGGATTCGAAGAAGGCATATCGGTTGAAACAAAGGAGTCTCCGCTTTGTAATGGTGGAGGGAGTTCTTTATAAGAGGTCATTTTCTGGACCTCTTCTCAAATTTTTAGGCCCTAAGGAAGCTCATTATGTCCTGAATGAAATACACGAGGGGTGTTGCGGCAATCACTTGGGTTCTTATTCTCTAGCCCGTAAGGTCCTCTTGGCGGGATATTTTTGGCCTATTATCTTAAAGACGTCATAG